In one Platichthys flesus chromosome 3, fPlaFle2.1, whole genome shotgun sequence genomic region, the following are encoded:
- the nr2f1a gene encoding nuclear receptor subfamily 2 group F member 1-A, whose amino-acid sequence MAMVVSVWRDPQEDVAGGPPSGPNPATQPAREQQQAASAAPHTPQTPSQPGPPSTPGTAGEKGSQNSGQSQQHIECVVCGDKSSGKHYGQFTCEGCKSFFKRSVRRNLTYSCRANRNCPIDQHHRNQCQYCRLKKCLKVGMRREAVQRGRMPPTQPNPGQYALTNGDPLNGHCYLSGYISLLLRAEPYPTSRYGSQCMQPNNIMGIENICELAARLLFSAVEWARNIPFFPDLQITDQVSLLRLTWSELFVLNAAQCSMPLHVAPLLAAAGLHASPMSADRVVAFMDHIRIFQEQVEKLKTLHVDSAEYSCLKAIVLFTSDACGLSDAAHIESLQEKSQCALEEYVRSQYPNQPSRFGKLLLRLPSLRTVSSSVIEQLFFVRLVGKTPIETLIRDMLLSGSSFNWPYMSIQ is encoded by the exons ATGGCAATGGTAGTTAGCGTGTGGCGAGATCCGCAGGAAGACGTGGCCGGAGGACCTCCGAGCGGCCCCAACCCAGCAACGCAGCCGgcgagggagcagcagcaggcggcgTCAGCGGCGCCGCACACTCCGCAGACCCCCAGCCAGCCGGGACCCCCGTCCACGCCGGGCACCGCCGGGGAAAAGGGGAGTCAGAATTCTGGACAGAGTCAGCAGCATATTGAATGTGTGGTTTGCGGAGACAAATCGAGCGGCAAACACTATGGCCAGTTCACCTGCGAGGGATGCAAAAGTTTCTTCAAGAGGAGTGTACGGAGGAACTTAACATACTCATGTCGTGCCAATAGGAACTGTCCCATTGACCAGCACCACCGAAATCAGTGCCAATACTGCCGGCTGAAGAAATGTTTAAAAGTGGGAATGCGTCGGGAAG CGGTTCAGCGAGGACGAATGCCTCCAACCCAGCCCAACCCAGGCCAGTACGCGCTGACGAACGGGGACCCTCTGAATGGCCACTGCTATCTGTCCGGATACATCTCGTTATTGCTGCGGGCCGAGCCTTACCCGACGTCCCGCTACGGGAGCCAGTGCATGCAGCCCAACAATATCATGGGCATCGAGAACATCTGCGAGCTGGCTGCTCGCTTGCTCTTCAGCGCCGTGGAGTGGGCGAGAAACATCCCTTTCTTTCCCGACCTGCAGATCACCGACCAGGTGTCCCTTCTCAGGCTGACGTGGAGCGAGTTGTTTGTGCTTAACGCGGCCCAGTGCTCCATGCCCCTGCATGTGGCCCCTCTGCTCGCCGCAGCAGGCCTCCACGCCTCCCCGATGTCCGCGGACCGCGTCGTGGCTTTCATGGATCACATCCGGATCTTCCAGGAGCAAGTGGAGAAGCTTAAGACGCTGCACGTAGACTCGGCAGAGTACAGCTGCCTGAAGGCCATCGTGCTTTTCACATCAG ACGCCTGTGGCCTGTCGGACGCAGCTCACATCGAGAGCCTCCAGGAGAAATCCCAGTGCGCCCTGGAGGAGTACGTGAGGAGCCAGTACCCGAACCAGCCAAGCCGCTTTGGGAAGCTCCTGCTGCGGCTGCCCTCTCTGCGCACCGTCTCCTCCTCGGTAATCGAGCAGCTGTTCTTCGTCCGCTTGGTAGGTAAAACTCCTATTGAAACCCTCATCCGGGATATGCTATTATCCGGGAGCAGCTTCAACTGGCCTTACATGTCCATCCAATGA